The nucleotide sequence ACCACAATCACACATTGTTACAGAGCATAGGAGTGAAACCGCATAGAATACAAAAAGTAATAGATGAATGTTCGGCTTTATGCGAAACATTTTCATATAAGAATAAATAGATGATATGAAACACAAAGAAATCATAACAAATTGGAATGTAATTACCGGAGGACCCTGCACAGGAAAAACGACAGTGGTAAACTTGCTTGCACAAAGGGGTTACAAAACCACTATTGAACACGCAAGACATTATATTGACACACAACAAATAAGAGGACGCACAGTTGAGGAAATCAGAGAAAACAAAAAAGAATTTCAGTTAGGAGTTCTGAACATGCAGATTGAAGAAGAAGGAACGTTAGATGTTAACGAAATGGTGTTTTTAGACCGCGCGTTGCCCGATGCAATGGCTTACTATCAGTTCTTGGGATTGGAATATGACGATAGGTTAATAGAACAGTGTAATAAATATTGTTACAAACATGTATTTATACTAGACCGCCTTCCGCTCACTAATGACTATGCCCGATTAGAAGACGAAGCAGAACAAATCCGAATTCATAACCTGATAATAAAAGTGTATGAATCCTTCCCTTGCCCTATTGTTCATGTGCCTGTTTTGCCGCCTGAAGAACGGGTTGATTTTATTTTAAAAACTTTTAAAAAATGAAAAAGATATTACTATTCATAA is from Bacteroidota bacterium and encodes:
- a CDS encoding ATP-binding protein, which translates into the protein MKHKEIITNWNVITGGPCTGKTTVVNLLAQRGYKTTIEHARHYIDTQQIRGRTVEEIRENKKEFQLGVLNMQIEEEGTLDVNEMVFLDRALPDAMAYYQFLGLEYDDRLIEQCNKYCYKHVFILDRLPLTNDYARLEDEAEQIRIHNLIIKVYESFPCPIVHVPVLPPEERVDFILKTFKK